A single window of Agromyces aureus DNA harbors:
- a CDS encoding bile acid:sodium symporter family protein encodes MSALTTIGLPVALGIIMFGLGLSLTLGDFARVLKQPKAVIIALLCQLILLPAICFGLVLAFQLPPVLAVGMMMLAASPGGTTANLYSHLFRGDVALNISLTAVNSVLAVFTLPIITNLAILYFNPFDDQLGLQWSKTLEVFAIVLLPVALGMLVRRFAATFADAMDKPVRIASVVILVVVIAGAVASNWALLLANFAQLALITVVFCLISLTIGYLVPRWLRVGKRQAIAASFEIGIHNATLAIVIAQTVLLSTELSLPAAVYGVLMFFIAFGFGFLIRDRADAAATAAGDAAEQPATV; translated from the coding sequence ATGTCAGCGTTGACCACCATCGGCCTTCCCGTGGCCCTGGGCATCATCATGTTCGGTCTCGGGCTCAGTCTGACTCTCGGCGACTTCGCCAGGGTCCTGAAGCAGCCGAAGGCGGTGATCATCGCGCTGCTCTGCCAGCTCATCCTGCTGCCGGCGATCTGCTTCGGTCTGGTGCTGGCGTTCCAGCTGCCGCCCGTGCTCGCCGTGGGCATGATGATGCTCGCGGCCTCGCCCGGCGGCACGACCGCGAACCTGTACAGCCACCTGTTCCGCGGCGACGTGGCCCTGAACATCTCGCTGACCGCCGTGAACTCGGTGCTGGCGGTCTTCACGCTGCCGATCATCACGAACCTCGCGATCCTGTACTTCAACCCGTTCGACGACCAGCTCGGCCTGCAGTGGTCGAAGACGCTCGAGGTGTTCGCGATCGTGCTGCTGCCCGTCGCGCTCGGCATGCTCGTGCGTCGCTTCGCTGCGACGTTCGCCGACGCCATGGACAAGCCCGTGCGCATCGCCTCGGTCGTGATCCTCGTGGTCGTCATCGCCGGAGCGGTGGCCTCCAACTGGGCGTTGCTCCTCGCGAACTTCGCGCAGCTCGCGCTCATCACCGTCGTGTTCTGCCTGATCAGTCTCACGATCGGCTACCTCGTGCCGCGGTGGCTGCGCGTCGGCAAGCGGCAGGCGATCGCCGCGTCCTTCGAGATCGGCATCCACAACGCGACCCTCGCGATCGTGATCGCCCAGACCGTGCTGCTCTCGACGGAGTTGAGCCTGCCCGCCGCGGTCTACGGCGTGCTGATGTTCTTCATCGCGTTCGGGTTCGGCTTCCTGATCCGCGATCGGGCGGATGCCGCAGCCACCGCCGCCGGCGACGCCGCCGAGCAGCCGGCGACCGTCTGA
- a CDS encoding alpha/beta fold hydrolase, whose product MRVRRVVAVVAASVIAVVGALVAVELVRVAGDAAEQPGLADFYEQPADAADGAPGTLVRSEPLEGVPAASEAWRIMYRSTDLNGDPIVVTGIVVTPLGPAPDGGRTVLAWGHPTTGTDPSCAPSRGFDPFIGIEGLRLMLDRGYTVVATDYAGMGTEGPDSYLVAQTASRSVLDAVRAAQELEPTETSDRVVLWGHSQGGQAVLFAAEQAPSYAPELTVAGVAAAAPAADLTALMGSHLDDISGVTIGSYAFPAFASVYGPTVPGAELDEILTPAAVAASPEMNRLCLLTNLDRLHEIGQPLIGDFFAHDPTTTEPWATLLAENSAGQRAVEAPVYIAQGADDHLVLPADTEKFVDQIRSLGDDVTYEVVPLATHSTIAYLALPTLEGWLDSLD is encoded by the coding sequence ATGCGGGTTCGCCGAGTGGTCGCGGTCGTCGCGGCATCCGTCATCGCCGTGGTCGGCGCGCTCGTCGCCGTCGAGCTGGTCCGGGTGGCGGGCGACGCCGCCGAGCAGCCGGGGCTCGCCGACTTCTACGAGCAGCCCGCCGACGCGGCGGACGGCGCACCGGGAACCCTCGTGCGGAGCGAACCGCTCGAGGGCGTGCCCGCGGCATCCGAGGCCTGGCGCATCATGTACCGCTCGACCGACCTGAACGGCGACCCGATCGTCGTGACCGGTATCGTCGTGACCCCGCTCGGGCCTGCGCCCGACGGCGGCCGCACGGTGCTCGCGTGGGGGCACCCGACGACCGGCACTGACCCCTCGTGCGCGCCGTCGCGCGGCTTCGACCCCTTCATCGGCATCGAGGGCCTGCGACTCATGCTCGACCGCGGATACACCGTCGTGGCGACCGACTACGCCGGCATGGGAACCGAGGGGCCGGACTCGTACCTCGTGGCCCAGACGGCCTCGCGGAGCGTGCTCGACGCCGTGCGTGCGGCGCAGGAGCTCGAGCCGACCGAGACGAGCGACCGCGTGGTGCTCTGGGGGCACTCGCAGGGCGGGCAGGCCGTGCTCTTCGCCGCAGAACAGGCTCCCTCCTACGCACCGGAGCTGACGGTCGCCGGGGTCGCGGCTGCAGCACCCGCCGCCGACCTCACCGCGCTCATGGGTTCGCACCTCGACGACATCTCGGGCGTGACGATCGGGTCGTACGCGTTCCCGGCCTTCGCCTCGGTGTACGGGCCGACGGTCCCCGGCGCCGAACTCGACGAGATCCTGACGCCCGCGGCCGTTGCCGCATCGCCGGAGATGAACCGGCTGTGCCTGCTGACCAACCTCGATCGGCTGCACGAGATCGGGCAGCCCCTCATCGGCGACTTCTTCGCGCACGACCCCACCACGACCGAACCATGGGCGACCCTGCTCGCCGAGAACTCGGCCGGCCAGCGCGCCGTGGAGGCGCCGGTCTACATCGCCCAGGGCGCCGACGACCACCTGGTGCTGCCCGCAGACACCGAGAAGTTCGTCGACCAGATCCGCAGTCTCGGCGACGACGTGACCTACGAGGTCGTGCCGCTCGCCACGCACAGCACGATCGCCTACCTGGCACTGCCGACGCTCGAGGGCTGGCTCGACTCGCTCGACTGA